From a single Nicotiana tomentosiformis chromosome 2, ASM39032v3, whole genome shotgun sequence genomic region:
- the LOC104087120 gene encoding probable galacturonosyltransferase-like 1, with protein MCLCSCSIMPKHGSFKIKAFISLLWTISFAAHSAGAINTKNFHFKEAPKFYNSPTCPSLHYSTDTNTTAVNSTSNGFCFENAVNVAMTLDAAYLRGSMAAILSVLQHSSCPENVIFHFVASSSADTNYLNITIANSFPYLHFTIYPFQDSGVAGLISTSIRAALDCPLNYARNYLPDLLPGCIQKVVYLDSDLVLVDDIAKLAATPLGEEAVLAAPEYCNANFTTYFTPTFWSNPSLSLTFANRKPCYFNTGVMVIDLKRWRAGDYTTKIVEWMELQKRMRIYELGSLPPFLLVFAGNIAPVDHNWNQHGLGGDNFRGLCRNLHPGPVSLLHWSGKGKPWVRLDASRPCPLDTLWAPYDLLQTPYALES; from the exons ATGTGTTTATGTAGCTGCTCCATAATGCCAAAACATGGGAGTTTCAAGATCAAGGCGTTTATTTCTCTTTTATGGACCATCTCCTTTGCTGCACATAGTGCCGGCGCTATCAATACCAAGAACTTCCATTTCAAAGAAGCCCCAAAATTTTACAACTCCCCAACTTGCCCTTCTCTTCACTACTCCACCGACACTAATACTACTGCCGTTAATTCCACCTCCAATGGATTTTGCTTTGAGAATGCAGTAAATGTAGCCATGACTCTTGATGCAGCTTATCTTCGAGGGTCAATGGCTGCGATTCTTTCTGTTCTTCAACACTCTTCTTGCCCTGAAAATGTTATCTTCCACTTTGTTGCTTCTTCCTCCGCTGATACTAATTATCTCAACATCACAATTGCTAATTCATTTCCTTATCTTCATTTCACAATTTATCCCTTCCAAGATTCCGGTGTGGCAGGATTAATATCTACATCCATTCGCGCTGCTTTAGATTGTCCTCTAAATTATGCTCGAAATTACCTCCCTGATCTTCTTCCTGGATGTATCCAAAAG GTTGTATACCTGGATTCAGACCTTGTTCTCGTAGATGACATTGCCAAGCTGGCAGCAACACCTCTAGGCGAAGAAGCAGTTCTAGCAGCACCAGAATACTGCAATGCAAATTTCACTACTTATTTCACTCCCACTTTCTGGTCAAACCCTTCACTTTCTTTAACTTTCGCAAATCGAAAGCCTTGTTATTTCAACACGGGTGTTATGGTCATTGATCTTAAACGATGGAGAGCTGGAGATTATACAACAAAGATTGTAGAATGGATGGAACTTCAGAAGAGAATGAGGATTTATGAATTGGGTTCGTTACCACCTTTTCTGCTTGTTTTTGCTGGAAATATTGCTCCAGTGGATCATAATTGGAACCAACATGGTCTTGGAGGAGATAATTTCCGAGGTCTCTGCCGGAATTTGCACCCTGGTCCTGTTAGCCTATTGCATTGGAGTGGAAAAGGAAAGCCGTGGGTTCGACTCGACGCGAGCCGGCCTTGTCCATTAGATACCCTCTGGGCACCTTATGATCTGCTGCAAACACCTTATGCGCTTGAATCTTAA
- the LOC138905598 gene encoding uncharacterized protein, with translation MDTLSGNHFNLDVDLISLVLISHIEASIRYKIKEYITSVHQEYGSLPKYMAALQHFNPETVIEWKLERSPGIPEYIFKYMFWAFKPAIDGFLHCRPVISIDCTYVYGKYDIKLLIVVAVDANGSIFPLAFAIYANEIQET, from the exons atggacacattgagtgggaatcacttcaacttggatgttgacttgatttctcttgtcctgatttcacacattgaagcgtccataaggtacaagattaaAGAGTACATTACAtccgtccaccaggaatatggct ctctacccaagtacatggccgcattgcaacactttaaccccgagACCGTTATTGAATGGAAacttgagcggagtccgggaataccagaatatatattcaaatacatgttctgggcatttaaaccagcaattgatggttttctgcattgccggccggtaatatccatagattGCACttatgtctatggaaagtatgatattaagttgttgatcgtcgttgcagtagatgctaatggaagtatatttccttTAGCTTTTGCTATTTATGCCAATGAAATTCAAGAGACGTAG